TATCCCGCCCCAGCGCCAGCACATCAAAATTATGGCGCAACCGCCAGCCGAAAACGGAAACAACAGCGATAATCACAATAGCTGCAATAAGAACATTGCCGTTGTAATTGTTGAAATTGGCGAAATATTTGTCTGTCAGGATGACAGAATCATTCGGATCCATCATCCGGTTGAGCAGGCTGTTCAGACTACCGAACAATACGCCGAAGACAATACCGGTCAGCAGCACAAGATGCAGGCTGCGCCCTGTGCCGGAAAACAGCCATTGAAACAGGTTAACGGCGAAAACAGTCAGCAGTGCGGTTTCGATGAAAAAGCCGCTTGTGTCATTAAACCAGCCGAGATGAAACGTCCCGGCGGCAAAGACAATCACTGTCTGGATAAGCTGGTAAAGCCGGTCAAACCCCATGATAGCCGGGGTGAGAATGCGGTTGTGGGTGATGGTCTGGAACAGTACCGTTGAAACCGCAATGGCATAGGCAACCACTACAAGGCTCAGCAGGCGCTGGCCGCGCAGGGAAAGCGCATAGCCCCACGCGCCTTTAATGTTGTAAAACATGAAGAAGGCTGAAAATATCAGCGCGATAACGGTCAGAACCGTAAGAAGACAGCGGGATGACAGTTTAGGCAAGGCGGTTTCCTTTACGCAAAAGCAGATAAAGGAAAATGACACTGCCGACAACGCCCATTGTCGCGCCGATTGGTATTTCATAGGGATAGCGGATAATCCGCCCGAGAATATCACAGGCGAGCACCAGCCCCGCGCCGCAAAGCGCTGTCCATGGCAGGGTGCGGCGCATATTATCGCCCATGGCAAGCGCCACAATATTGGGCACAATCAGCCCCAGAAACGGAATTTGCCCGACGGTGACAACAATTGCCGCTGTGACAAGCGCCACGATAATCAGCCCCAGTGTCATCACCGTGCGATAATTGACACCCAGATTGGTGGTAAACGCTTCCCCCAGACCGGCGACGGTGAACCGGTCGGCGGCAATATAGGCGGTAACCGCCAGCGGCAAGGTCAACCACAGCAGTTCATAACGCCCTTGCATGATGGCGGAAAAATCTCCCATCGTCCAGGCGAGCAGGGATTGTATCATGTCATGGCGATAGGCGAAAAACATTGTTACTGCCCAGATAATGCCGCCGAGCATAATGCCGACAAGCGGTACAACCAGCACGGAATGCAGCGGGAGACGTTGTAAAATCGTCATGAACAGCGCTGTACCTGCCAGTGCGAACGCTGTGATAACAAGCATTTTGGCAAAAACCGGCAGCCCTGGCAGATAAAGTGCAACAATAAGCAGGCCGAGAGAAGCGGATTGCATCGTGCCGGCCGTTGCCGGTTCAACAAAGCGGTTGCGGGTCAGCAGTTGCATGATGGTGCCGGTTATCGCCATGGCCATACCGGCAAGGGCCAGCGCCAGCGTGCGCGGCAGCCGTGTCGCCCGGAAAACTTCCCACATATCCCCGTCACCGGCCAGAAGCCGGTCAAGCGGCATGTCCAGCACGCCAGTAAACAGGCTGCAGGCCATCAGTGCCAGAACAAGAACAAGACCGGGAATGAGCTTTTTCATGGAGTGCGCGTCATCTGGTTATGGAAAAGCGGCGATACTCAAACCGCCGCTGTCTCTCTTTAATATAGTTGACTTTTCCATTCAAGAAAACATTTTACTTGAACGCCGCGGCAATCTGTTCCGCCGTTTCGTGCAGGCCGGAAAGGCTGCCGCCGACCAGATACCAGTTTTGCGGGTCAAGATAGATAATATGCTTGCGCTGTGCCGCTTTGGTTTTGTTGACAATCACATTGTCAAGCAATTGGCTGGCTGCCTGCCCTTCGCGCCCGATTGCCGCGTCACGGTCAATGACAAACAGCCAGTCAGGATTGGTTTTGAGAATATATTCCGCGGCAACCGGCTGGCCGTGATTGCCGACGGAGAGATCAGGATCGGCCGGTACGATACCAAAGCCGCTATAGAGCAGGCCGAAGCGTGAACCGGGGCCGAAGGCGCTCATCCTGCCGCCGGTGGTGAGGATAAGCAGGCCGTTGCCTTTGCCTGCGGTCAGTTTTTTGATATCTGCCAGTGTGGCCTCAAGCTTGCTGATTTCAGCTTTCGCCTGCTCCTGCCTGTCAAAAATCTGACCGAGCAGGGTGACGTTACGTGTCACATCGCTCAAATAATTGTCGGTGCTGACGGTGAGATCGATTGTCGGGGCGATTTTTGCCAGTTCCGCATATTTGGCTTGCGAACGGCCGGCGACAATAATCATATCCGGTTCAAGACTGGCGACAGTTTCATAATCCGGCTCGAACAGGGTGCCGGCGCGAGTGTAGCTTTTGTCTTCATAAGCCTTGATATAGGCGGGATAAGCTACCCCGCCCGGCACACCGATGATACCGCTGACACCAAGCCGGTTGAGGGTATCGATGGAAGCAAGATCAAAAACAACAATTTTCTTTGGCGTGGAAGCGATTTGTGTTGTGCCGGAGCTGTGTTTTACGGTGACAGTTTCTGCCTGCGCGCCAGTCAGGGTTGTTGCCAGAACTGCAAATGCAGCAAGGACAAACGTTAAAAACGAATGCTTTTTCATGGAAATTATCCTTTAAAATGTTGCCGTGAGCGAAAGCCAGAAGCGGCGGCCTTCCACTACGTCATTGAACTGGTCAACGCCAATACGTTTGTCAAACAGGTTGTAAACGGCGGCATTCATCCGCAGATTGTCGTTGATGTTGTAAGTCGCGCCGATGTCAAAGGTGAAATAGTCGTCATATTGACGCGCGACCACCTTGCCATCGCGTGTTATGGGCTTGCCTGTGCTGCCGATACGCAGGCCGGCATTGGTTTCCTTGCCGTGATAACTGGCAGCGCCCCAGGCGGAAAGGTTTTCAACCGGTGTCTGCCAGTCAGCGCGGATATTGGCCATATGTTCGGGCGTGCGCGCCAGCGGCAGGCCTCTGTAATCACCGGTTTTCTGCTCTGAATCCGTATAGGTGTAATTGGCGCGGAATGTCAGCGTTTCAGTGGCGCGCCATGTGCCGGTCAGCTCCACCCCCTGCATGACGGCCTTGTCAATATTGAGGCTTTCCCATAGCACATAATTGGGGTTGACATTCCATTCAACCTGATTGCCATCGGCATCAATCACCTGGCGGTTGGTGATTTTATCCTTGAAATCCGTATAGAAATACGTTGCGCCCAGTTGCAGATTGTCGAGATTATCCCAAAGGGCGGTGAACTCGTAGCTGGTGCTTTTTTCTGCCTGCAGGCCGGGTGAACTGACAATCACCCCGCAGCGGTTGCGCCCTGAAGGTGGGTTCTTGCCATAATAACAGCCGCCACCACCGGTAGTATAGGCATAACCCGGGGCGATGGAACGGATTTCAGGGGCGCGGAAACCGGTGGAGACGCCGCCCTTGAGGGTGACATTCCCGGTTGCGTGCCAGACAGCATAGCCGCGCGGGCTCCAGTGACTGCCGTAAACTTCATGGTGATCCATGCGAATGCCGCCGGTCAGGGCGAAATCATCGCTCAGCCACCATTCATCCTCACCGAACAAGGCCCATTGGTCAATGCCGAATTTTTCGTTGACTTCATTGCGCATTCCCGGGTTCTGATCTGTCAGGCGGCTGTCAATATACTGGCCGCCGGTGACCAGCGTATGGTTGCCATAAAGCTCAAACGGCGTGGTGAACTTGCCGTCATAAACCGTGTTGCGGATTTTCGGTTCCCGCAGGTTAAAGCCATAATGTGCCGGTTTGGACTCTGTGCCCGCAATCCAGCCGTAGTTTTTGCGTTGGGCGATTTCCTGCAACACGGAAAATTCAGCTGTTGTCCAGTCAAACCGGCCGGTATAACTCATCGACCAGTGGTCACGGTTATTGATGTTGTGATTGTCTTTGGCGCCCGCTTCCAGTGTATCGCCGTTATTTGCAAACCGGCGCAGGCGGGTGTGGCCTGCTTCAAAAACAAAATCATTGTTTTCATTGGGGGTGATGGTGATACGGCCGGTAACGTCGACTTCTTTCTTTTCCGGTGTGCCGGAGATGATCCTGTCTTCCTGCCGGTTCAGGCCGCGCCCCCATAGCTGCATGCCGATCACATCATTGACCAGCGGCCCGGCGAGGTAAGTGCTGCCCTGCAGGGTGTTGCCGTAGCGGCTGTGCTGATTGGCTGTGCCGTCAACGGTGAAGGAACCTGTCCATTTTTCCGGGACTTTGCGGGTGATGATGTTGATAACGCCGCCCATGGCGTCTGAGCCATAGAGCGACGACATCGGGCCGCGCACCACTTCAATACGCTCAATGGCTGCCGCTGGCGGGATAAAGCTTTGCTCAAAACCGGAAATTGTGCTGTTGGTGCGCGCGTCACGGGTGCTTTGCCGCTTGCCGTCAACCAGAATCAGCGTATACGCGCCCGGCAGGCCGCGAATATAAATGTCTTGTGTGCTTGCGCCGCCGGTGACGGCAACGCCCTGCACAGTGCGCAGGGTATCGGTCAGATCGCGGAACGGGCTTTTTTCAAGCTCGGCACGCGGAATAACGGAAATGCTGGCCGGGGCATCCTTGACCGTCTGCTCAAAACCGGTGGCGGTAATCACAACCGTGTCGAGCAGAGTGTTATCTGTGACGGTGCCGGTTTTTTGGGCCTGTTTTTCCGATGCCGGATTATCGGCGTTTTGTGCCAATGCCGGTGTAGAGATGAGAGGCGAGGCGCAGAGCGCCAGTGCAGTGGCCAGTAAAACCGGCTTGCTGTGTGTACGGATAGTATCGGGCATTATTGCCATATGATTTAACTCCTGAGTCAAGGGCAGGGGAAATCCTGATTGAAAACACTGTCTTAAAACATGATAAAAACAGTCCGCTTTTAAAAGAACAAAAATAACTTGATGTCAATAGTCAAGTTTTAGAATCGTTCCAGGCTGGGGGTGGAGCAGGGCGGAGATGAAGGATCTGCAAAAGAAAAACAGGGGCCTGGATTGTCAGCGTTTCGGCGGTGTTTTGTCTTCAAATGCCGGAAAGTGAATTTTATAATGCATGGTGATGATGCGGATTGCAGTGCCGATGACAATTGCCGCCCATGTCGCCCATACGGCGGGAAGTATGCCAAGCGGCCCCAGCACCGCAATACCGGCGCCGACAATGGCTGCACTGGCATAAATATCGCGTGAGAAGATCACCGGTGAACGCCCGGCCAGTATATCGCGCAGCGCCCCGCCGCCGACAGCGCTCAGACAGCCCATGATGATCGACAGCTGGATATTCCCTGTGTGCCGAAATGTTTTTTCTGCACCGAACGCGGCAAAAAAGCCTAGGCCCAAAGCATCCAGCCAGAGCGTGGGCTTTTCCATTTTAATGATGGTTGAGTGGAATATAACCCCGATTGTCACCGCCACAATAACAGCAAGGCCATAGACAGGATTGACAAGGCCGGCCGGTGGCGTTGCATTGATGATGACATCACGCATGACACCGCCGCCGACGGCGGTGACAAAGGCCAGCACAAAAACACCGAAAATATCAAAGTTTTTTCGGATGCCGGCTGTTACACCACTCAGGGCAAAAACAAAGGTGCCGATAATATCAATAAAATCCAGAGCGGACATTACAAGAACTCAATGCTGTTGATTATAGGACTGAGCGCTTTCATACAGATTGCCGTAAAAAATGCAAATAAAAAGACAATTGCAGGATCAATGAAAGAAAAATTCCCGTTTCTGACAGCAGAAACGGGAATTTTTCGATATTATTTATCATCTTCCAGGGAAACAGCGACATTGGCGTTGGCGGAAAGGCGCACAGTTTTGCCCTCAACACCGGCAACAAGCCCCATGGAAATATAATGGTGTTTGCCATCCATATGGCCGCTGTCTTTTTTGGTCAGCTTGATGCGGCCGTTTTCGATATGGTCAACCGTGCCGACATGAACGCCATCCGCGCCGATGACTTCATAATGTTCTTTAATATCTTCAATCTTTACCATTTTATATCTCCTGAGTGTGGAGGGACAATGCCCCTTTTATACAAGATATAATGCGGGATAGCGGTATAAAGATGCCTGTTTAAAATATTTTATTGCCGTAAAATCTGCCGCTCCTGCCCGGCAACGATGTTTTTGTTATCAACAATGCCGCGGCGGATAAGCGCGCAATGCCATGTTTTGTCAGTTTTCCGCCCGATTTCAAACAGATTGTAGGCGGCGGGCGGCTTATGCCCGCCAAAGCTTTGCGTTGCAGAAGCGACGCCGGCAACCGGCACCCCGCCATCTTTTCCAGGCAGGGAAGACAGGGTTGGCAAATGTGTGTGGCCATGCAGGACAAGCTCTGCCCCGTGAGCGGCAATCTCTGCCTGAAACCGTCGGATGCCCCATAAGCGTTTATGCCAGCTTGTGGCGTGGAAAAGCGGCGGATGGTGAATGATCACAATGCGGAAAAGCCCTTCCTCGCCGGTTCTCTGCAGGATTCTGCCCAGACGGAAGGCCTGCGGTTTGTCAAAAAAACCCGCCGCGCAGAAAGGCGGTGTAACGATAGCTGAAGAAACGCCAATCAGGGCGACCGGCCCGCGGCGGCGCAGCCAGGGGAAGAAAATATCGCCGTTTTCCGGCATGTCGCCGCGCATCCACGGGGCAAAAACGCGGCAGAACTGTTTCAGGCTGCCGCGCACATAAGCGTCATGATTGCCGGGAACAAGCGAAATGTCATCCACCGCGCCGAGCGGCTGCAACCAGTTTTTGGCATTGGCAAATTCCTGCGGCAAGGCGAGATTGACAAGGTCGCCGCTGATGACAGTATGGTCAACTGCCCGGCTTTGCCAGTCACGGACAAGGTGAGGGAGGGCGGCATTGGCCATTTCTCCCTTGCGGTTTAAACGCCAGTTCATGTAACCGGTAAGGCGCTTGCCTGTAAGTTGCCGCCAGGTGGGACGCGGTAGGGGGCTTAGGTGAATGTCAGACAAATGTGCCAGTCGAAACATCAGGGTACCTTGAATTGATACGGTTTTTCATGATGAACTGTCGTAACATGAAAATGCAAACAAAATAACAATCCCACTATAACATAATAAATGTTGTGGCAAAACAGCACAGGCCGGAGCGTAAAAAAGGGAAATTGCGTGCAATCTCCCTTTTTGATCAGCCGGTGTGGCAGAAGATCAGAAACGGTAGGTGATACCGACACCGATCAGCCACGGGTCAAGCTTAGCCTTGCCGTGGACACGGGTTGTGTCATTGAGACGGGCATTGTACTTCGGCTGCAGAAACAGTTTCTTGACATCCATGTTGAAGCCCCAGTGCTGGTCAAACATATAGTCGAAACCAACCTGTACTGCACCACCGAAGGTATCTTTGATGTGGAGACTGGAAATACGGGAGCCGCTTGCCAGGGAGTGGCCGTTGCCTTTTTCATTGTAGAAAATGGTGTAGTTGACACCGGCGCCGATGTAAGGCTTGAAAGCGCCGAAATTGGTGAAGTGGTACTGTGCCGTCAGGGTTGGCGGCAGAAGCCAGGTTTTACCGAGTTTGCCAAGCCCTGCCCCTTTCAGGAAACTGCCTTCACCGCCAATATGCGAGTAGGTGGTGCCAAGCACAAGTTCAGCCGCCAGATTGTCAGTGAAAAAGTAGGAAATATCGAGTTCCGGCACGACGGTGGATGAAAATTCCATGTCAGAACCGGCAATCCTGCCAGTGGGAAGGCTGACATGGCCTTTGTCACGCGGGACAACGCCGAGGGCGCGCACACGGACCTGCCATGGGCTTGGCGCTTGTGTGACGGCAAAAGGGGCGGCATTACCGGGGGCATGAACATCGGCGGCGGAAGCGGCCTGCATTCCAAGAACAAGGGCGGCAGCACTGACAGCTGTACCAGGAACAGATTTTTTCATATTTTTCTCCAGCTTGTAAAGTTTTTTACACATCTTTATCGAGCGCATATTTTGCGGAAATGCCAGATGCCTGCCTGCGACAAAATGACTTTTACGCAGAGTTTGAAGGAATTTATTTGCCACTGGTGCAGTCTTGCAACACGTTTGCTTTGATGCTATGGAAAATAATCTGTTCTGATAAGGGATATCCGCTTTATGCAAAGGTCAGTTTTCATTTTCATCCGACGATGATGCTTCCTGCCGCCACTGGTGGTTTGAAAAAACTGTTATTTGCCTAATTTTCAGGATTTACCCTTATGACATCCTCTTCCTTCAGCATTATACATGAGTTGCCCGTTCATGACGCGGTGATTGAAACTTTAAGCGCGCAAGCCTTTGGCCCGGCGCGGTTTACCCGTGCCGCTCATCTTGTCCGTGAACAGGGCGGCCATGCCCCTGCTCTTTCTTTCATTGCCTGCCGGGAAGAAGCGGTTGTCGGCTTTGTACGCATGACACCGATTGTCATCGGCGTGACAAAGGCGCTGATGCTGGGGCCGATTGTTGTTGACCCGGCAAGCAAAGGCATGCGTATTGGCGCGGAGCTGATGAACACAGCCCTGGCCGCCGCCGCGGATGCGCAATATCCGCTGGTGATTCTTGTCGGCGATGAGCCCTATTACCGCCGGTTTGGTTTTCAGCCTGTCGCGCCCGGCCGGATCATCCTGCCGGCGCCTGTCAACCCTGCCCGCCTGCTGGCCCGTGAATTGACCGCAGGAACATTGCAGGAGGCTGGCGGACTGGTGCGCCATGTAAACCGCGCATGAAACACTTTTATGTCAGAGGGGTATCGATTATAGATAAACAAAAAGGTTGCAATGAACCCTATTCCGCTTCAGGAATAGACGGGTAAGGATTCGGATAAAAGAAAGCGGTATCGTTCATGGCTCGTGATACAACGGACGACACGGAAATTAAAGATGTTGAAGCGCTGGCGGATTATCTGGCGCAGGGGTGCAAGCCGGCAGATCAATGGCGCATTGGCACGGAACACGAAAAATTCCCGTTTTATGTGAAAGATTTGCGCCCTGTGCCTTATGAAGGGGACAATGGCATTTGCGGCATCCGCGCCCTGCTTGAAGGGATGCAGGCGCAATTGCAATGGCAGCCGATCATGGATGAAGGCAGATTGATTGGCCTTGCCGAACCGCAGGGACGCGGCGCGATTTCGCTTGAGCCTGGCGGCCAGTTTGAACTTTCAGGCGCTCCGCTGGCAAATGTGCATGAGACGGCGGCAGAGGTGGAAACGCATTTCAGCCACCTGCGCAAGGTGGCAGAGCCGCTTGGTATCGGCTTTTTAGGGCTGGGCGCCAGTCCGCTGTGGACGCTGGCGGAGACGCCGGTCATGCCGAAGTCGCGCTACAGGATCATGACCGGTTATATGCCTAGGGTCGGCACGCTCGGGCTTGATATGATGTACCGCACGGCAACCATTCAGGTGAATCTCGATTTTGCCTCTGAAACGGATATGCGCCGTAAAATGCAGGTGGCGATGAAACTGCAATCGGTGGCGACGGCATTGTTTGCCTGCTCGCCTTTCACGGAAGGCAAACCCAACGGGTTTTTGTCATGGCGTTCGCAAATCTGGCGCGATACGGATAATGACCGTGCCGGTGTTTTGCCTTTTGTGTTTTCTCCCGATTTCGGCTTTGCCGATTATGTCGAATGGGCGCTGGATGTGCCGATGTATTTTGTGCTGCGTGACGGCCATTATCATGATGTGACGGATGTCACGTTCCGCCAGTTTATGGCTGGCGCGCTGAAGGGGCGGCTGGAACAAGGCCGCCCGACAATGGGCGATTGGGTCAACCATATTTCCACGCTGTTTCCTGAAGTGCGGCTCAAGCGTTTTCTGGAAATGCGTGGCGCGGATGACAGTTCGCGCGCCCATATCAGTGCGCTTTCAGCCTACTGGGTCGGGCTGCTTTATGACACGGCGGCTTTGGACGCGGCGGAAAACCTGACCCGTGACTGGCGCCTGGACGAGGTGCAGGCATTGCGTGATGCTGTCCCTGTTCAGGCATTGCAAACGCCATTCCGCACCACAACTGTGCTGGAGCTTGCCCGCGAGACGCTGAAAATCGCCCGTATGGGATTGCGCAACCGTGCCCGCCTGAACAGCACCGGCAAGGATGAAACGCATTATCTTGATGTGCTTGACACAGTTGTGGAAAAAGGGCGGACACAGGCGGAAATCATGCTTGCTGATTATCATCAGCGCTGGCATGATTCCGTTCTTCCGGTTTTTAAAGACTATGCCTTATGACAGACCTGTTTGAAGCTGCCGGGCAAAAAACCAATGCGGCGGAATTTACTGTTTCTGAACTTTCCGGCGCGCTGAAACGCACGGTGGAAGAAACGTTCGGCCATGTGCGGGTGCGGGGTGAAATTTCCGGTTATCGCGGGGCGCATGCTTCGGGGCACGCTTATTTTGCTCTCAAGGATGACAAGGCGCGGCTTGAAGCGGTGATCTGGCGCGGGGTGATGGGAAAGATGCGTTTTCCGCCGGAAGAGGGCATGGAGGTGATTGCCACCGGCAAATTGACCACCTATCCGGGTTCGTCCAGATATCAGATTGTGATTGAGTCGCTTGAGCCCGCGGGCGCGGGCGCATTGATGGTGCTGCTGGAAGAGCGCAAGCGCAAACTGGCGGCGGAAGGGCTGTTTGACGAGGCGCGCAAGCAACTGCTGCCTTTCATGCCGCAGGTGATCGGTGTGGTGACATCACCGACCGGCGCGGTTATCCGCGATATTATCCATCGCATTTCCGACCGTTTCCCGCTGCATATTCTGGTATGGCCGGTGCGGGTGCAGGGCGAGGGCAGCGGGGCGGAAGTAGCAGCGGCGATTAATGGTTTCAATGCTCTGGCCGAGGGGGGGGATATTCCCCGTCCCGATGTGATTATTGTCGCGCGCGGCGGCGGCAGCCTGGAAGATCTGTGGGGCTTTAATGATGAGGCGGTGGTGCGCGCGGTGGCGCAATCAGGCCTGCCGGTGATTTCCGCTGTCGGGCATGAGACCGACTGGACGCTGATTGATTATGCCGCTGACCGGCGCGCCCCGACACCGACAGGCGCTGCGGAAATGGCGGTGCCGGTCAAGGCGGAATTACAGGCGGGGCTTGCCTCGTTCAATGCGCGGCTGAAATCCGCCCTGTTGCGGGGCTTGCAATTCCGTCGCCAGCGGCTTGATGGTTTGCGCCGCGCTTTGCCAACGGTTGACCACCTGCTTGCTCTGCCGCGGCGGCGGTTTGATGAGGCGGCAAGCCGGCTGGCGCGGGCGCTGATAACCGGTGTGCGCCATAAGCAGAACCGGTTTGAAGGTTTCAGCCGTCAGCTTTCGCCCTATCTGGTGGCGCGTCCCGTGCAGGAAAAGCGCCGTTTGCTGACGCCGTTTGCCCGGCGCGCGGCGACAGCTTTTCAGCACAATGTTGCGCGCAACCGCCAGCGGCTGGCTGAATTGGCGCGGCTGATGAAAACACTGTCTTACGAAGATGTGCTGGAGCGTGGCTTTGCTTTGGTGCTGGACGGGGAAAAGACGCCGATGAAACGCGCTGCCGCAGTGCAGGCCGGTGAACATCTCACCTTGCGCTTTGCTGATGGTGAGGCGGCGGTGGTCCCTGCCGATGATGCGCCGGCACCCGCTCACCCGCGCAAACCGAAAGCTGCAAGGCCTTCCGGCCAGTCCGGCAGCGGGCAGGGAAGCCTGTTCTGAGATTATCCGCTTTTTTCAACTGATTACGCTTGTGACGTTGGTGCTGGCGGAATGTTATTTCCGCCAGTGCCTTGAATCATAATTTAGAATGAAGTGTCCGGTTCAACCTGAAATGCGCCGTTTTGATAAGCCACGAGCCGTATTCTGGTGCCCTTGGGCATATCCTTGCCGGTAATGCGCCAGATGGTGTCATCAATATGGGTATGGCCGCTGCCATTGTGCAGAGGCTCGCTCAAGGTTATCACCATGTCAAGCATTTCATCGGTACGGCGGTTGAGCAATGGCGCCTCGCTATGTTCAAGCTGCGCGGCAAAGCGCTGTGTTATCCACACAAGCACAACACACAGCAGCAGGAAAACGACAATCTGTGACTGCCAGCCGGCCAAAAGGCCGATTATATTGGCGAGCGCTGAAAAAATAGCCGTGATCAGGGCGGCGATACCGATCCAGACAAGAAAAACACCTGGAATCAGCAATTCCAGCAAAAGCAGGGCAAATCCGAGAATAACCCAGTTCCATAGTCCTGATATCGTCAACAGTTCCATAATTTTTCCGATTCTTCCTGTTTTGCTTCAGGATGTTTTCCGGCGCGGTGTGGTGGTTTCACTGGAAGGTGTTTCGCCGTTGCCGGAGAAAACTTCCCTGGCGATAGCGCCGATACCGCCGAGCGAACTGATGAGTGATGATGCTTCAAATGGCATCATGATGATTTTCTGGTTTTTGGCAGAGCCGATGCTGGTCAGCGCTTCAGTATATTTCTGTGCTACAAAGTAGTTGATGGCCTGCACGTCACCATTGGCAATGGCGACAGATACCATTTCCGTCGCCTTGGCTTCCGCCTCTGCCAGCCGCTCACGCGCTTCCGCCTCGCGATAGGCGGCTTCGCGCTTGCCTTCCGCTTCCAGAATTTGCGCCTGTTTCAGGCCTTCCGCGCGCAGGATGTTGGCGTTTCTGTCACCTTCGGCTTCCAGAATCTGGGCGCGTTTGACACGCTCCGCCTTCATCTGGCGCGCCATGGCGTCGGCAAGGTCACGCGGCGGCTCGATATCCTTGATTTCAATGCGGGTCATTTTCATGCCCCACGGGTGCGCTGCCTCGTCAATAACCCGTAACAGGCGCTCGTTGATGGCGTTGCGGTTGAACAATACCTCATCAAGGTCCATCGAGCCGACAACTGTACGGATGTTGGTCAGCGCAAGATTGATCAGCGCATATTCAAGATTGGCGACCTGATAGGCTGACTGGGCGGCATTGAGCACCTGATAGAAAGCAACGGCATCAACGGAAGCGGTCGCGTTATCATGGGTGATGACTTCCTGAGTGGGAATATCAAGGACCTGTTCCATCATGGAAACGCGTGCGCCGATCTTGTCGATAAATGGCACAATCAGGTTGAGTCCGGGTTGCAGGGTGCGGGTATAGCGGCCGAAGCGCTCAACTGTGTAGTTGGAACCTTGCGGTACGGTTTTGATACCGGCAAGAA
This is a stretch of genomic DNA from Candidatus Tokpelaia hoelldoblerii. It encodes these proteins:
- a CDS encoding OmpW family protein (bhsal03860), with the protein product MKKSVPGTAVSAAALVLGMQAASAADVHAPGNAAPFAVTQAPSPWQVRVRALGVVPRDKGHVSLPTGRIAGSDMEFSSTVVPELDISYFFTDNLAAELVLGTTYSHIGGEGSFLKGAGLGKLGKTWLLPPTLTAQYHFTNFGAFKPYIGAGVNYTIFYNEKGNGHSLASGSRISSLHIKDTFGGAVQVGFDYMFDQHWGFNMDVKKLFLQPKYNARLNDTTRVHGKAKLDPWLIGVGITYRF
- a CDS encoding Acetyltransferase (bhsal03870), whose protein sequence is MTSSSFSIIHELPVHDAVIETLSAQAFGPARFTRAAHLVREQGGHAPALSFIACREEAVVGFVRMTPIVIGVTKALMLGPIVVDPASKGMRIGAELMNTALAAAADAQYPLVILVGDEPYYRRFGFQPVAPGRIILPAPVNPARLLARELTAGTLQEAGGLVRHVNRA
- a CDS encoding Glutamate--cysteine ligase (bhsal03880); this encodes MARDTTDDTEIKDVEALADYLAQGCKPADQWRIGTEHEKFPFYVKDLRPVPYEGDNGICGIRALLEGMQAQLQWQPIMDEGRLIGLAEPQGRGAISLEPGGQFELSGAPLANVHETAAEVETHFSHLRKVAEPLGIGFLGLGASPLWTLAETPVMPKSRYRIMTGYMPRVGTLGLDMMYRTATIQVNLDFASETDMRRKMQVAMKLQSVATALFACSPFTEGKPNGFLSWRSQIWRDTDNDRAGVLPFVFSPDFGFADYVEWALDVPMYFVLRDGHYHDVTDVTFRQFMAGALKGRLEQGRPTMGDWVNHISTLFPEVRLKRFLEMRGADDSSRAHISALSAYWVGLLYDTAALDAAENLTRDWRLDEVQALRDAVPVQALQTPFRTTTVLELARETLKIARMGLRNRARLNSTGKDETHYLDVLDTVVEKGRTQAEIMLADYHQRWHDSVLPVFKDYAL
- the xseA gene encoding Exodeoxyribonuclease 7 large subunit (bhsal03890) — protein: MTDLFEAAGQKTNAAEFTVSELSGALKRTVEETFGHVRVRGEISGYRGAHASGHAYFALKDDKARLEAVIWRGVMGKMRFPPEEGMEVIATGKLTTYPGSSRYQIVIESLEPAGAGALMVLLEERKRKLAAEGLFDEARKQLLPFMPQVIGVVTSPTGAVIRDIIHRISDRFPLHILVWPVRVQGEGSGAEVAAAINGFNALAEGGDIPRPDVIIVARGGGSLEDLWGFNDEAVVRAVAQSGLPVISAVGHETDWTLIDYAADRRAPTPTGAAEMAVPVKAELQAGLASFNARLKSALLRGLQFRRQRLDGLRRALPTVDHLLALPRRRFDEAASRLARALITGVRHKQNRFEGFSRQLSPYLVARPVQEKRRLLTPFARRAATAFQHNVARNRQRLAELARLMKTLSYEDVLERGFALVLDGEKTPMKRAAAVQAGEHLTLRFADGEAAVVPADDAPAPAHPRKPKAARPSGQSGSGQGSLF
- the nfeD gene encoding Nodulation formation efficiency D like protein (bhsal03900) translates to MELLTISGLWNWVILGFALLLLELLIPGVFLVWIGIAALITAIFSALANIIGLLAGWQSQIVVFLLLCVVLVWITQRFAAQLEHSEAPLLNRRTDEMLDMVITLSEPLHNGSGHTHIDDTIWRITGKDMPKGTRIRLVAYQNGAFQVEPDTSF
- a CDS encoding Membrane protein (bhsal03910), with the translated sequence MVIALLILAGLVIATLLAGIKTVPQGSNYTVERFGRYTRTLQPGLNLIVPFIDKIGARVSMMEQVLDIPTQEVITHDNATASVDAVAFYQVLNAAQSAYQVANLEYALINLALTNIRTVVGSMDLDEVLFNRNAINERLLRVIDEAAHPWGMKMTRIEIKDIEPPRDLADAMARQMKAERVKRAQILEAEGDRNANILRAEGLKQAQILEAEGKREAAYREAEARERLAEAEAKATEMVSVAIANGDVQAINYFVAQKYTEALTSIGSAKNQKIIMMPFEASSLISSLGGIGAIAREVFSGNGETPSSETTTPRRKTS